The genome window TGGTCATTGTTTAAGAACGATATTGCCTTATTTATTGGGAAGCCTGTAGGTGAAGTGGAGTGGGCATTTAGTTTAGCCATTTTTGTCCTTGGCATGTCAGCGGCTTTTGGTGGAAAACTGGTTGAAAAAGATATACATAAGTCTTCTCTACTTTCAGCGTTATTTTTTGTTGCTGGGATGGCAGGAACAGGATTCTTTATTTATCAAAAGTCATTGATCGGTATTTACTTTTCCTATGGTGTTGTGATGGGAATTGGGCTAGGCATTGGTTATTTAACACCAGTAAAAACATTAATGCTTTGGTTCAAGGAGCAAAAAGGTTTAGCAACAGGTCTTGCTGTTGCAGGTTTTGGCTTAGCAAAGGTTATCGCAAGTCCTTTAATGGAAAAACTGCTTGGTGAAAGAAATAATGAGGGAATGTTAGTAAATGCGACAAATATATACACCATGTTTTATATTTTAGCAGGCGTATATTTAGTGATGATGGTGATTGGCCACTGGCTTCTAAAAAAACCAGCAGGATATGAAGAAGAAAATGTACAAACACAAAGTTTTAGTTATAAAAAGGTGTTAAAAAATAAAACATTTATCGGAATATGGCTTATGTTCTATATTAATATTACATGTGGATTAGCTTTAATTTCACAAGAAAAAGGTATGTTAGCGTTCATTGGATATGGAGCGATTGGTTTAGTTAGTTCGTTAACAGCTATTTTCAATGCAGGTGGACGGATTGTTTTCTCCGCGTGGGGTGACCGATTAGAAGATCGTAATTCAATCTATAAAATTATTTTTATGTCATCGGTAGCAGCCATATTAATAACGATTGTATTTGATGGGATTAATAATTCTATAGCAATCCTTATTATCATCTTGCTCTGTGTGATAAATGCAGGTTATGGTGGCGGGTTTTCATCTTTACCACCGCTGTTATCTGACCGCTTTAGTTTAGATAGTATTTCTACTGTACACGGATTAGCTTTATCTGCTTGGGCACTCGCAGGATTAACAGGCAATCAGCTCAGTGCTTTTATTCTTGAAAAGACAGAATCCTATACAATAGTGTTATATGTCATTGTGGCTTTGTTCACTATTGCAACTTTCATTAGTCTACTCGTTGTTAAAACTGATAAAGTATCTATTGAAAGTGAAGCATCAATTAGCAAAGAAAAAATGACAGCAAGTTGAGTAAAATACCTATGTTCAAAGGGTCAGTCCTCACTGCAGTGATAGTAGTGGGGACTGACCCGTTTTTTAGTGGAATCCTATTTCCGCAATGATATATTTCGTTATCTTACTCTTATATCCGAATACACACTGATAAGAAAGCGGGTATACTTTAGGATAAAACAATTATAATCATTCTTTCACTTGAGAATGAAGCGGAAAGTATGCGTTAATTAAGGTGTCGGACCGATAGACTCTTGTGAAAGGAGGCTGATTATATTGATCACAAATTCTGAGGTGATTTCCGCATAGCGGGAATCACTGAATGGGACCGTATCACGATGCGGTCCCTATTTATTTAGCAGTAAAGAAAGCAAACTTGCTTCCGCTGTATAAGTGCAACTAAGGCATATCGCCATAGAAGCTTGGTGAATACCAATTTTCCGATTTAAATTATTGGAAAATTTGAATCTTTCCATAATAGGAGAAATCATTTATAATTTGCTATGAGAAGGACTGTTTTAATAAAATTTTTGGAAAGGAGTTGTTACGTGATGAAAGTTATACAGGTTAATTTCGGTATAGATGTGCTTGTTAACAAGGAGGACGTAAATCGTGCAATACAAAAATGCAAAAGAGGTCCTTCCCCCTAGTTTGCTAAAAGAAATGCAGAAATATATTCAAGGTGACTTGATTTATATCCCAAAAGCAAAAAAAGAACGGGCAGGATGGGGAGAAGTGAGTGGAACGAGAGCGTTAATCGCTGAACGGAATGAGGAGATCTTCCAGTTATACAATAATGGAAAATCAATTGAAGAATTGGAGCGGAAATTCCATTTATCAATTGATAGCATACGAAAAATTATTTATAAAATGCGAAGAAATCAATAATAAATTTTTGATATAGCTTATAAAAGCGTGAAGCTGCAAGACCAAGCTTGACGCTTTTTTGGTAGGTTAGAAAGTATAACGACTTTCTTACTACATAAGTGCAACTAAGGCTGTCACCCAAAGGCTTGGTGACAACCAAGTTTTCTAATGCTGAAAAAAAGTAAAGAATTGTTTCACAAACCGGATGGTACAAAACGATTATAATTATTCTTTCGCTAGTTTTTACAACCCTTTCATGCATTAATAAGTATGTAGCAGTTGATTTTCGAGAAAGGAGGTAACAGGGAATGTTTACTAAAATTATTGAGGTGGCTCTCGTATAATCGAGGTTCAAACACATTACTTTATTTTTTTATAATAAATTCAGACCTAAGATGCAGAGGTTCTGAATCTTAGGTAGGAAACAATTGTTACCGAATTTCAGGCCCTGAGCCGAAGACCAGATGTCTTCCCGAATGTATTCTTAATTATAAGGGAGGAATTAATGATGCATATGGATATAGCTGTTTTTAAAAGTATTGCGTATGATCGGATGGAAAAAATAAAAGATGAAACCTACGGAAAACGAGTGATTAATAGAAGCAATGGAACAATGGATTGGAAAATGAGTATTAGCATGCTGTTGAATGCATTTATATAAGTGGGAAGTCTGGTAAAGCAGTAAAGCGGACGGAAATTTCGTTAATGGTAGAGAATTAAATAATAGATGATAAAAGCCACAGTGTGTCTCATGCACGCTGTGGTGTTTTTTTAATTATTATTGTATTTATTCAATTTATAACTACACAATAAAATGGTTATTAAATCAAGGGTTTAGGAATAAATAAATGAACGTAAAAAATACGGTCTTAGTAAATCTTTCTACTAGATTTAAGCAGTGCATGCATACTGCCCACTCTGCCCAAATATAATGAATCTGAACGTCTGAT of Oceanobacillus zhaokaii contains these proteins:
- a CDS encoding OFA family MFS transporter — translated: MDKFNNKWIRAVLPALLIHCSIGTVYCWSLFKNDIALFIGKPVGEVEWAFSLAIFVLGMSAAFGGKLVEKDIHKSSLLSALFFVAGMAGTGFFIYQKSLIGIYFSYGVVMGIGLGIGYLTPVKTLMLWFKEQKGLATGLAVAGFGLAKVIASPLMEKLLGERNNEGMLVNATNIYTMFYILAGVYLVMMVIGHWLLKKPAGYEEENVQTQSFSYKKVLKNKTFIGIWLMFYINITCGLALISQEKGMLAFIGYGAIGLVSSLTAIFNAGGRIVFSAWGDRLEDRNSIYKIIFMSSVAAILITIVFDGINNSIAILIIILLCVINAGYGGGFSSLPPLLSDRFSLDSISTVHGLALSAWALAGLTGNQLSAFILEKTESYTIVLYVIVALFTIATFISLLVVKTDKVSIESEASISKEKMTAS
- a CDS encoding CD3324 family protein translates to MQYKNAKEVLPPSLLKEMQKYIQGDLIYIPKAKKERAGWGEVSGTRALIAERNEEIFQLYNNGKSIEELERKFHLSIDSIRKIIYKMRRNQ